One window from the genome of Myxocyprinus asiaticus isolate MX2 ecotype Aquarium Trade chromosome 30, UBuf_Myxa_2, whole genome shotgun sequence encodes:
- the LOC127420736 gene encoding terminal nucleotidyltransferase 5A-like isoform X2, translating into MSVFSEMTVKEHTWIALHCISLKKKSGQFLLRLTEILLFLGSRQVVRARLEERGVVVRDVKLNGSAASYVLHQDTGLGYKDLDLIFGLSLTNDKTFCLVKDVVLDSLIEFLPAGVNRDRITALTLKEVYVQKLVKVCNDTDRWSLISLSNNTGKNVELKFVDSLRRQFEFSVDSFQIGLDSLLLFDRCSETPMSESFHPTILGESMYGDFAEALGHLRAKIIATHSPEEIRGGGLLKYCHLLVRGFRPASETQMKALQRYMCSRFFIDFPDINEQRRKLEAYLQNHFNGMEHKRYDCLMTLHQVVDESTVCLMGHERRQTLTLISSLALRVLAEQNAIPALSNVICYYQPAPYVRDVNFSNYYVAHVHSPISTCNNSYQTWLPCS; encoded by the exons ATGTCTGTTTTTTCAGAGATGACTGTGAAAGAGCATACTTGGATTGCACTGCACTGCATAAGTCTGAAAAAGAAAAGTGGTCAGTTTCTTTTAAGACTTACTGAGATCCTACTCTTCCTTGGATCTAGACAG GTGGTACGGGCTCGGCTGGAGGAGCGAGGTGTGGTGGTGCGCGATGTGAAGCTGAACGGCTCGGCTGCCAGCTATGTTCTGCATCAGGACACTGGCCTGGGCTACAAAGACCTGGACCTCATCTTCGGCTTGAGTCTGACCAATGACAAGACCTTCTGTCTGGTGAAGGACGTGGTCCTGGACAGTCTCATTGAGTTCCTGCCAGCTGGCGTGAACCGTGACCGCATTACAGCCCTGACGTTGAAGGAAGTCTACGTGCAGAAACTTGTGAAGGTATGCAATGACACAGATCGCTGGAGTCTCATATCTCTCTCCAACAACACTGGCAAAAATGTAGAGCTGAAATTTGTGGACTCCTTGCGACGGCAGTTTGAATTCAGCGTGGACTCCTTTCAAATTGGCTTAGATTCTCTGTTACTTTTTGACCGCTGCTCCGAGACACCAATGTCTGAGAGTTTCCACCCCACTATACTTGGAGAAAGCATGTACGGAGACTTTGCTGAAGCACTGGGGCACCTACGTGCCAAAATCATCGCAACGCACAGTCCAGAAGAAATCCGTGGAGGTGGGCTCTTGAAATACTGCCACCTGTTGGTGAGGGGATTCCGTCCAGCCTCTGAGACACAGATGAAGGCCCTCCAGCGCTACATGTGCTCACGATTCTTCATCGACTTCCCGGACATCAACGAACAGCGACGGAAGTTGGAGGCATACCTGCAGAACCACTTTAATGGCATGGAGCACAAGCGATATGATTGCCTCATGACTTTACATCAGGTAGTGGATGAAAGCACCGTTTGTCTTATGGGCCATGAGCGGAGACAGACTCTCACGCTCATCTCATCTCTAGCGCTACGTGTGTTGGCCGAACAAAATGCAATTCCTGCACTGTCTAATGTCATATGTTACTACCAACCAGCACCGTACGTCAGGGACGTCAACTTCAGCAACTACTATGTAGCACATGTTCATTCACCCATTTCCACCTGTAACAACTCCTATCAGACATGGCTGCCTTGTAGCTGA
- the LOC127420736 gene encoding terminal nucleotidyltransferase 5A-like isoform X1 — MSSADVSEQNRRCCVLSWEQVQRLDSILGECVPIHGRGNFPTLSVQPRHIVQVVRARLEERGVVVRDVKLNGSAASYVLHQDTGLGYKDLDLIFGLSLTNDKTFCLVKDVVLDSLIEFLPAGVNRDRITALTLKEVYVQKLVKVCNDTDRWSLISLSNNTGKNVELKFVDSLRRQFEFSVDSFQIGLDSLLLFDRCSETPMSESFHPTILGESMYGDFAEALGHLRAKIIATHSPEEIRGGGLLKYCHLLVRGFRPASETQMKALQRYMCSRFFIDFPDINEQRRKLEAYLQNHFNGMEHKRYDCLMTLHQVVDESTVCLMGHERRQTLTLISSLALRVLAEQNAIPALSNVICYYQPAPYVRDVNFSNYYVAHVHSPISTCNNSYQTWLPCS, encoded by the exons ATGTCCTCCGCGGACGTGTCGGAGCAGAACCGGCGCTGTTGTGTTTTGTCGTGGGAGCAGGTGCAGCGTCTGGACTCCATCCTGGGAGAATGTGTCCCGATCCACGGCCGAGGAAACTTCCCCACGCTCTCCGTTCAACCCCGGCACATTGTACAG GTGGTACGGGCTCGGCTGGAGGAGCGAGGTGTGGTGGTGCGCGATGTGAAGCTGAACGGCTCGGCTGCCAGCTATGTTCTGCATCAGGACACTGGCCTGGGCTACAAAGACCTGGACCTCATCTTCGGCTTGAGTCTGACCAATGACAAGACCTTCTGTCTGGTGAAGGACGTGGTCCTGGACAGTCTCATTGAGTTCCTGCCAGCTGGCGTGAACCGTGACCGCATTACAGCCCTGACGTTGAAGGAAGTCTACGTGCAGAAACTTGTGAAGGTATGCAATGACACAGATCGCTGGAGTCTCATATCTCTCTCCAACAACACTGGCAAAAATGTAGAGCTGAAATTTGTGGACTCCTTGCGACGGCAGTTTGAATTCAGCGTGGACTCCTTTCAAATTGGCTTAGATTCTCTGTTACTTTTTGACCGCTGCTCCGAGACACCAATGTCTGAGAGTTTCCACCCCACTATACTTGGAGAAAGCATGTACGGAGACTTTGCTGAAGCACTGGGGCACCTACGTGCCAAAATCATCGCAACGCACAGTCCAGAAGAAATCCGTGGAGGTGGGCTCTTGAAATACTGCCACCTGTTGGTGAGGGGATTCCGTCCAGCCTCTGAGACACAGATGAAGGCCCTCCAGCGCTACATGTGCTCACGATTCTTCATCGACTTCCCGGACATCAACGAACAGCGACGGAAGTTGGAGGCATACCTGCAGAACCACTTTAATGGCATGGAGCACAAGCGATATGATTGCCTCATGACTTTACATCAGGTAGTGGATGAAAGCACCGTTTGTCTTATGGGCCATGAGCGGAGACAGACTCTCACGCTCATCTCATCTCTAGCGCTACGTGTGTTGGCCGAACAAAATGCAATTCCTGCACTGTCTAATGTCATATGTTACTACCAACCAGCACCGTACGTCAGGGACGTCAACTTCAGCAACTACTATGTAGCACATGTTCATTCACCCATTTCCACCTGTAACAACTCCTATCAGACATGGCTGCCTTGTAGCTGA